From Riemerella anatipestifer ATCC 11845 = DSM 15868, a single genomic window includes:
- a CDS encoding RHS repeat-associated core domain-containing protein — protein MYFKWGFIKFGFTAGGFAGKSTSRMEAAFMDVDGDGNLDYILSDGEDDLRVATSNIRRTNRLKSVKNATGSTFEVDYEWVAPTYENPNSKWVLSRVTTFDGHQGDGEDYTISRFTYKDPYYDRREREFYGFAEVKQEQLDPKDGKVLRTSVQHYYNRDYFRKSLAKNSYTLDAQGRKLTESTVQYQIKNARTNTDWEAERLALPESDAISVFIAPTETTERQYEGAGYLEHKIAQSYDAKGNITTYQDFGTGNPNSALKAEITYYESETPYFGGIAKSITVHDANGLVRKREADINPQTAETTQIRNYFTADRYARTDLSYDAYGNLAQITGAENHKGERSSLRYEYDEETHSHLTKITDHFGYETRTAYDYRFNAPLEVTDRNGEQLHYTIDAKGRTTHILAPKEAAAGVPYTVAYDYYPEAKVPYAKTRNYDAEHGKDIITYTYTDGLGRTLQVKKTAALFQGKNQADAERLIVSGKQVYDALGRVVESYYPTTETPSEAFSTQVATVMPTTTAYDEKDRPVLQTLPDGSTVATAYEVSETAGTKTLKTTVTDALGRVSHSATDVLGRTLKQVQPTGIETTYHYNAQGELLKVTDAEGHQTLSEYDLLGRRTQLTHPDAGITTLAYDAAGNLIRRQTAQIREQMPDAAIEYHYDHNRLQEIRYPKHPENNVRYHYGKQSESPRRRGRLWLVEDASGGTEYFYGSMGEVEKEIRSLRITPTEVHTYITEYGYDSFNRIQTMTYPDGEVLDFGYNRAGQLTTLTGKKGNYEYTYLKQQGYDEFEQKVYRQYGNGTETRYTYDPTMRRLATLNTQNTKRTFQDNRYTYDLVGNILQVENQVPIVNYALGGASSYQYQYDELNRLISATGTYTGEATSAEYQLQMQYNKLNGIVQKSLTHKQNGKDKGYVLDYVYGNKSHPHALSELKDSTTPKPRAYEYDGNGNPISYEGFKDFRVMVWDEENRLQGLNDNGKLHLYTYDHTGERAVKSSAESQKTVINGVSSAVIVHAENYTAYVNPYFVVNKGKFTKHYFEGTSRIVSKLGEGTFHQPSGINAGGIDYVKQSAKVQEAIDQYIKGLNIPPGPPTQHGIYGTPDFTGQEYPSIDWSDISQDQEPPEGWPRPPKFNEPGDVPGPPVQYGDPVKPDNVKGGFGYVDNGIEEKNLYFYHPDHLGSSSYITDANGDVNQHTEYMAFGEVLFDEHKVSRRMPYLFNGKELDSETGLYYYGARYYDARVSLWLGTDPLSGYNPIMETEHYIDGQHNGGVFNPMNFATYSYTYQNPILYIDPNGKQTFFLHTRNFAPFDRFGGGFEGDGDNRKFSTAKNMSYRIAGTTTINLDKFTMSNVRGGKAHSDWLGTSFSSAISPTNVDYSYADNGRKTQNYYMHIYGKNKALLWGIVSPDIDTNVNLEVSNIKKGQSFDISGNVYGDKFPSNETYITDKKGNSLFLGVSGADGSPFTSLAGDNDRPMSSFKFKVLLNKDDTFRGVRYRGKDYTGSQWNSQFEKLNPRDGNVQSGKSAE, from the coding sequence GTGTATTTCAAATGGGGGTTCATCAAATTTGGCTTTACGGCAGGAGGCTTTGCAGGTAAGAGTACCAGCCGAATGGAAGCGGCGTTTATGGATGTGGACGGCGATGGCAATTTAGATTACATCTTGTCCGATGGCGAGGACGACCTCCGTGTGGCGACTTCTAATATACGCCGTACCAATAGGCTTAAAAGCGTTAAAAATGCCACGGGCAGCACCTTTGAGGTCGATTACGAGTGGGTGGCGCCTACTTACGAAAACCCTAACAGCAAGTGGGTGCTAAGTAGGGTAACCACTTTTGACGGACATCAAGGCGATGGCGAGGACTACACCATCAGCCGTTTCACCTATAAAGACCCGTACTACGACCGCCGAGAGCGAGAGTTTTATGGTTTTGCCGAAGTAAAGCAAGAACAGCTGGACCCTAAGGACGGCAAGGTGCTAAGAACTTCCGTGCAGCACTATTATAACAGGGACTACTTCCGCAAATCGTTGGCGAAAAACAGCTATACCTTAGACGCCCAAGGGCGAAAACTCACCGAAAGCACCGTGCAGTATCAGATTAAAAACGCCCGTACCAATACCGATTGGGAGGCGGAGCGTTTGGCACTGCCTGAAAGCGATGCCATTTCGGTCTTTATTGCCCCTACGGAAACCACCGAACGCCAATACGAGGGGGCGGGGTATTTGGAGCACAAAATCGCCCAAAGCTACGATGCTAAGGGGAACATCACCACTTACCAAGACTTTGGCACGGGCAATCCCAACTCGGCACTCAAAGCGGAAATTACTTATTATGAGAGCGAAACGCCCTACTTTGGGGGCATTGCCAAGAGCATCACGGTGCACGATGCCAACGGTTTGGTAAGGAAACGCGAGGCGGACATCAACCCGCAAACGGCAGAAACCACCCAAATCCGCAACTACTTTACGGCAGACCGCTACGCCCGTACCGACTTGTCTTACGATGCGTACGGCAACCTTGCCCAAATCACAGGGGCGGAAAACCACAAAGGGGAGCGTTCGAGCCTTCGCTATGAATACGACGAAGAAACGCACAGCCACCTAACGAAAATTACCGACCATTTTGGCTACGAAACCCGCACGGCGTACGACTACCGCTTTAACGCTCCGTTGGAAGTTACCGACCGCAACGGGGAGCAACTGCACTATACCATAGACGCTAAGGGGCGTACCACACACATTCTCGCGCCTAAAGAAGCGGCGGCGGGCGTGCCTTATACGGTGGCTTACGACTATTATCCGGAAGCCAAAGTGCCTTACGCCAAAACAAGAAACTACGATGCCGAGCACGGCAAAGACATCATCACTTATACCTATACCGACGGCTTAGGGCGTACGCTGCAAGTCAAGAAAACGGCGGCACTGTTCCAAGGGAAAAACCAAGCCGATGCCGAGCGTCTCATTGTATCGGGCAAACAAGTGTACGATGCTTTGGGTCGGGTGGTAGAGAGCTATTACCCTACCACCGAAACGCCAAGCGAGGCGTTCAGCACCCAAGTAGCTACGGTAATGCCTACCACTACGGCTTACGACGAGAAAGACCGCCCAGTATTGCAGACCCTGCCCGATGGCAGCACGGTAGCCACGGCTTACGAGGTGTCGGAAACAGCAGGCACCAAGACCCTTAAAACCACCGTAACCGATGCGTTGGGCAGGGTGTCCCATAGCGCCACCGATGTTTTGGGCAGAACGCTGAAACAAGTACAACCTACGGGGATAGAAACCACCTACCACTACAACGCCCAAGGCGAACTCCTAAAAGTAACCGATGCCGAAGGGCACCAGACCCTAAGCGAGTACGACCTTTTGGGGCGTCGCACCCAACTTACGCACCCCGATGCGGGCATCACCACATTGGCGTACGATGCGGCGGGCAACCTCATACGCCGTCAGACCGCCCAAATTCGGGAGCAGATGCCCGATGCGGCGATAGAATACCACTACGACCACAACCGTTTGCAGGAAATCCGCTACCCTAAGCACCCGGAGAACAATGTCCGCTACCATTACGGTAAGCAGAGCGAGAGCCCTCGCCGTCGGGGACGCTTGTGGTTGGTGGAGGACGCCAGCGGCGGTACCGAGTATTTCTACGGAAGTATGGGCGAGGTTGAAAAAGAAATCCGCTCGTTACGCATCACGCCGACGGAGGTGCACACCTACATCACCGAATACGGGTACGACAGCTTTAACCGTATCCAAACGATGACTTACCCCGATGGCGAAGTCTTGGACTTCGGCTACAATCGGGCAGGGCAGCTCACCACCCTCACGGGGAAAAAGGGCAACTACGAATACACCTACCTTAAACAACAAGGGTACGACGAGTTTGAGCAGAAAGTGTATCGCCAGTACGGCAACGGCACCGAAACCCGTTATACTTATGACCCTACAATGAGGCGTTTGGCGACACTCAACACCCAAAATACCAAACGAACCTTCCAAGACAACCGCTATACTTACGATTTAGTGGGGAACATCTTGCAGGTGGAGAACCAAGTTCCAATCGTGAATTATGCTTTGGGTGGAGCAAGTAGCTATCAATACCAATACGACGAGCTTAACCGTCTGATAAGTGCCACAGGAACTTACACAGGTGAGGCGACTTCTGCGGAGTACCAGCTCCAAATGCAGTACAATAAGCTCAACGGTATTGTTCAAAAATCCTTAACCCATAAGCAAAACGGTAAGGATAAAGGCTATGTGCTGGATTATGTTTATGGCAATAAGTCCCACCCTCACGCCCTAAGCGAACTTAAAGATTCTACGACACCGAAGCCAAGGGCTTACGAGTACGACGGCAATGGTAATCCGATAAGCTACGAGGGCTTTAAGGACTTTAGGGTGATGGTATGGGACGAAGAAAACCGTTTGCAGGGATTAAATGATAACGGTAAGTTGCATTTATATACTTACGACCACACAGGCGAAAGAGCCGTAAAAAGTAGTGCAGAGAGCCAAAAAACGGTGATTAACGGGGTAAGTTCCGCCGTCATCGTTCACGCGGAGAATTACACCGCTTATGTTAATCCTTATTTTGTAGTTAATAAGGGTAAGTTTACCAAGCATTATTTTGAAGGTACAAGCCGTATTGTGTCAAAATTGGGAGAGGGAACATTTCATCAACCGTCTGGTATAAATGCAGGAGGAATTGATTATGTGAAACAATCCGCAAAAGTGCAGGAAGCCATAGACCAATACATCAAAGGATTAAACATTCCGCCAGGTCCGCCAACGCAACACGGCATATACGGCACACCTGACTTTACAGGACAAGAGTACCCAAGTATAGATTGGTCAGACATTAGCCAAGACCAAGAGCCACCAGAGGGTTGGCCAAGACCGCCGAAGTTTAACGAGCCGGGCGATGTGCCGGGTCCGCCAGTACAGTATGGCGACCCCGTGAAACCCGATAATGTGAAAGGTGGGTTTGGTTATGTAGATAATGGGATAGAGGAGAAAAACTTGTATTTCTATCACCCTGACCATTTGGGTTCAAGTTCATACATTACAGACGCTAATGGCGATGTAAACCAACATACGGAATATATGGCGTTTGGCGAGGTATTATTTGACGAACACAAGGTAAGTAGAAGAATGCCGTATTTGTTTAACGGTAAAGAATTAGATTCTGAAACAGGGTTATACTACTACGGTGCGAGATATTATGATGCGAGAGTAAGTTTGTGGCTCGGTACAGACCCATTGAGTGGGTACAATCCAATAATGGAAACAGAGCATTATATAGATGGTCAGCATAACGGGGGAGTATTTAATCCAATGAACTTTGCTACCTATTCTTATACTTATCAAAATCCAATACTTTATATAGACCCTAACGGAAAGCAAACATTTTTTCTGCATACTAGAAATTTTGCTCCTTTTGATAGATTTGGAGGAGGTTTTGAGGGAGATGGGGATAATAGAAAATTTTCAACAGCAAAAAATATGTCTTATAGAATAGCTGGTACTACTACGATTAATTTAGATAAATTTACTATGAGTAATGTTCGTGGAGGTAAAGCTCATTCTGATTGGTTAGGAACTAGCTTTAGTAGTGCAATTTCTCCGACAAATGTTGATTATAGTTATGCGGATAATGGTAGAAAAACCCAAAATTATTATATGCATATTTATGGTAAAAATAAAGCATTATTATGGGGGATTGTTTCACCAGATATAGATACAAATGTTAATCTAGAAGTTTCTAATATTAAGAAAGGGCAAAGTTTTGATATTTCAGGAAATGTATATGGTGATAAATTTCCATCAAATGAAACATATATTACTGATAAAAAAGGTAACTCTTTGTTTTTAGGAGTTTCTGGAGCGGATGGTTCACCTTTTACATCTTTAGCTGGAGATAATGATAGACCTATGTCTAGTTTTAAATTTAAAGTTTTACTAAATAAAGATGATACATTTAGGGGTGTAAGATATAGGGGAAAAGATTATACAGGTAGTCAATGGAACTCACAATTTGAGAAATTAAATCCAAGAGATGGCAATGTTCAATCGGGAAAATCAGCAGAATAA
- a CDS encoding SpvB/TcaC N-terminal domain-containing protein, with product MKQVYKYILYFVLLSISGGAMVKVFPKLLPWGTSVSKTEISSPPITKEKTVIHSPETTSEARLSPSKSLKLNYQGFSAYFSEGSVSRAVKVSVLGLSENHLPRLSSDLVNVTGGTAGYRLLPKKTKLKKPVEIKISYDKAKLPSGYTEEDIDLFYFDAKKSAWQKLPKDSLMIGASAVKAKTFYLSDFIAGVIKLPESPDTSGFTPTSISGLKAASPMVGIQPLSVPTPSPDGSGSTSFGIELPKGRAGMQPSLQLQYSNEGGNSWLGLGWNLALPSLTVDTKFGAPRYDAQKETETYLLSGEELLPNAHRAEWENRSADKIFYPRREGAFQKIHRKGASPNAYTWEVRSRGGVAFYYGDSEDSRLSDAQGNVGYWALREQKDLRGNTVTYEYTKAQGVLYPKAIYYTGKDGAKGAYSVHFITDKDLGEPQRKDLQISARLGFKQEYNRLLRKIEVKYGTAMVRSYELVYKEGAFRKSLLSEIKVYDAEGKLFYTNTLDYYDDVRDSSGKYVPFGEFKKWEVPKDGIDYTFLGIKGFSGHPTLAGTSSSNSKGGSFRIGVGPSADAYKINTVGVSGGYSSGKTENRVFLQDLDGDNLPDKVYIKKDKVYYRKNLSSQGLTKFSDELKEINLPHMGISESSSFSFGVDLQVSRATIGYDRQSTTSRTFSYFMDFNGDGLVDFADGGRVYYNRLVNGVPTFYATSSGTPAPIVASNNKLTLEGSTKYTKEELEKHNPLHDVVRTWRAPHTGKISVKHAYQLQQDLSEARLNYKKNDGTEKADGVRLYFQHRDSLYWKQDIDAEDYTLKHREDTLEVKQGELLHFRVSSKYDGNFDQTLWTQTIEYKTIGDNEKDYNGLSLKYYGSEADALHPSAQGYIFSISAQPKFGGKLTKGVTTDLVKVKVYKYGFSISPVLLYERTFQAAETADLDLSTINLGNFNAEEGISITVESPTEINWKQLTFTPEVRFINEQNEEETQPLNVDFLISEKLDVHYAPKLVMPQQKGKLRLLLEANFSSSEAGTLEITAKQSGKVAARSRFNVSRLTSALPVTEPMVLDSISKDEPLFVEIKVSNKGLYRSLVNKSMPVTLQIKDSIKIPEDDPRQPDEKYEIITTTQLHNAYTVYTLYHERNENILLGKNFRGWGGFILNGTLAGEMIDELRLVDFTGNYSDDKDHVPDTNPDNRSPEQEEPGMEVSKAYFFRGLVSYPKKRYQGLEEDIYVSERYFSPSRLGENDLEKHLDTSLPQLSGGSGGALIMVSESRSNAFSGGAAIVGGSYSEGVSEVMQTMSDFNGDRFPDFVRGGHVQFTEPRGGLEARTIGLGGSFSRSKVETNGGSFSGSFQHGEPKSSMTFKITRNDQQRLTITRSTDDADKAKNSVSVSGSVASSNDYSEYTYTDLNGDGLADRVTKDGYISYNTGYGFLPQEQWVGFGGLLTGDSQDFSAGLGYSAYGGSFTGGLNYTNSVTQSRTQFLDMNGDGLADRVVYGDNNTLMYQNLGNTWDTTPLVIPK from the coding sequence ATGAAGCAAGTTTATAAATACATCTTATATTTCGTATTACTAAGCATTTCGGGGGGAGCAATGGTTAAGGTGTTTCCAAAACTTTTGCCTTGGGGAACTTCGGTGTCAAAAACTGAAATTTCTTCTCCTCCTATTACCAAAGAGAAAACGGTTATTCATTCTCCTGAGACAACTTCCGAAGCGAGGTTATCGCCAAGTAAGTCTTTAAAGCTGAATTATCAAGGTTTTTCGGCTTATTTTTCGGAGGGGAGTGTTTCTCGTGCAGTTAAGGTTTCCGTATTGGGGTTGAGTGAAAACCATCTCCCACGCTTAAGCTCTGATTTGGTTAATGTAACGGGGGGGACGGCAGGCTATCGTTTGTTGCCGAAGAAGACCAAACTAAAGAAACCCGTTGAAATCAAGATAAGTTACGATAAAGCCAAACTTCCGTCGGGTTATACGGAGGAAGATATAGATTTATTTTACTTTGATGCCAAAAAATCGGCGTGGCAGAAATTGCCGAAGGACAGTTTGATGATAGGAGCTTCGGCGGTAAAGGCGAAGACTTTCTACCTCTCCGATTTTATAGCAGGGGTGATAAAATTGCCAGAATCGCCGGACACTTCAGGCTTTACTCCTACGAGCATTAGTGGGCTTAAAGCCGCTTCGCCGATGGTGGGCATTCAACCATTGAGTGTACCTACGCCAAGTCCAGACGGGAGTGGTAGCACTTCGTTTGGGATAGAATTGCCTAAAGGCAGGGCAGGTATGCAGCCCTCGTTGCAGTTGCAATACTCTAATGAGGGGGGTAATTCTTGGTTAGGACTGGGGTGGAACTTAGCTTTGCCTTCGCTTACGGTGGACACCAAATTTGGAGCACCGAGGTACGATGCCCAAAAAGAAACCGAAACCTATCTATTATCGGGTGAAGAATTACTACCGAATGCCCACAGAGCCGAATGGGAGAACCGAAGTGCAGATAAAATCTTCTATCCGAGGAGAGAGGGGGCGTTCCAAAAAATACATAGGAAGGGAGCATCACCTAACGCGTACACTTGGGAAGTACGTTCCAGAGGAGGCGTTGCATTTTACTATGGAGATAGTGAAGACAGTAGACTGTCGGACGCCCAAGGCAATGTGGGCTATTGGGCATTAAGGGAGCAGAAGGATTTGCGTGGGAACACCGTAACTTACGAGTATACCAAGGCGCAGGGCGTACTTTACCCCAAAGCCATTTATTATACAGGGAAAGACGGCGCTAAGGGGGCTTATTCGGTACACTTTATAACGGATAAAGACTTGGGCGAACCTCAACGCAAAGACCTCCAGATTTCGGCAAGGTTAGGCTTTAAGCAAGAATACAACCGACTGCTCCGAAAAATTGAGGTAAAGTATGGGACAGCGATGGTTCGTTCCTATGAGTTGGTGTATAAAGAGGGGGCGTTTAGAAAGTCGTTACTGAGTGAAATTAAGGTGTACGATGCCGAGGGCAAACTGTTTTATACCAACACGTTGGACTATTACGACGATGTTCGGGACAGTTCGGGCAAGTATGTTCCTTTTGGCGAGTTTAAGAAATGGGAAGTTCCTAAAGACGGGATAGACTACACCTTCTTGGGGATTAAGGGCTTTTCGGGGCACCCTACTTTGGCGGGGACTTCCAGCTCCAATAGTAAGGGGGGCAGTTTCCGTATAGGGGTAGGACCTTCGGCGGACGCTTACAAAATCAATACGGTTGGAGTAAGTGGAGGTTACAGCTCTGGTAAAACGGAAAACAGGGTCTTTTTGCAGGATTTGGACGGCGACAATCTTCCGGATAAAGTTTATATTAAAAAAGATAAAGTTTATTACCGTAAAAACTTATCCTCTCAAGGCTTAACTAAGTTTTCGGACGAACTGAAAGAGATTAACCTCCCTCATATGGGGATTAGTGAGTCTTCATCGTTTAGTTTTGGAGTTGATTTGCAAGTTTCTCGGGCGACGATTGGCTACGACCGCCAGAGTACAACCAGCAGGACTTTCTCTTATTTTATGGATTTTAATGGCGATGGCTTGGTTGATTTTGCCGATGGTGGGCGGGTGTATTACAACCGATTGGTGAACGGAGTGCCTACCTTCTATGCCACCAGCAGCGGAACACCAGCACCCATAGTGGCGAGTAATAATAAATTAACTTTAGAAGGCAGTACAAAGTACACCAAGGAGGAATTAGAAAAACATAATCCATTACACGATGTCGTTAGAACTTGGCGAGCCCCACATACGGGAAAAATATCGGTAAAGCACGCCTACCAGTTGCAGCAAGATCTTTCCGAAGCCCGTCTAAACTATAAGAAAAACGACGGTACGGAGAAAGCCGACGGTGTGAGGCTTTACTTTCAGCATAGGGACAGTCTTTATTGGAAACAAGACATTGATGCCGAGGACTACACTCTAAAGCACAGAGAGGATACGTTGGAGGTTAAGCAGGGCGAATTGCTTCACTTTAGGGTAAGTTCTAAATACGACGGTAACTTCGACCAAACCCTTTGGACACAGACTATTGAGTATAAGACCATAGGCGATAATGAGAAGGATTATAACGGTTTGAGCTTAAAGTATTACGGTTCGGAGGCGGACGCTTTGCACCCTTCGGCACAGGGGTATATTTTCAGCATCTCTGCCCAACCGAAGTTTGGAGGGAAGTTGACTAAGGGCGTTACAACGGATTTAGTCAAGGTAAAGGTTTATAAGTACGGGTTTAGTATTAGTCCGGTGTTATTGTACGAGCGTACATTCCAAGCGGCAGAGACGGCGGATTTAGATTTAAGCACCATCAATTTGGGCAATTTCAACGCCGAGGAGGGCATCAGCATTACCGTAGAATCGCCAACGGAAATCAACTGGAAGCAACTCACTTTTACGCCGGAAGTTCGCTTTATCAATGAACAAAATGAGGAAGAAACCCAACCGCTGAATGTGGACTTTCTAATCAGCGAGAAGTTAGATGTGCACTATGCTCCTAAACTCGTAATGCCTCAACAAAAGGGGAAGCTAAGACTATTGTTAGAGGCTAATTTTAGTTCTTCAGAAGCAGGAACGCTTGAAATCACGGCGAAGCAGTCGGGTAAGGTAGCGGCGAGGAGTAGATTTAATGTATCTCGTTTAACTTCGGCACTTCCTGTAACGGAGCCGATGGTGTTGGATAGCATCAGTAAAGACGAGCCTTTGTTTGTGGAGATTAAGGTGTCTAATAAAGGGTTGTACAGAAGTTTGGTAAACAAGAGTATGCCTGTAACGCTTCAAATCAAAGACTCGATTAAAATTCCGGAGGACGACCCAAGGCAACCCGATGAGAAGTATGAAATCATCACGACGACACAGCTACACAATGCTTATACGGTCTATACCCTTTACCACGAGAGAAACGAGAATATATTGCTTGGCAAGAATTTTAGAGGTTGGGGCGGTTTTATCCTTAACGGGACATTAGCGGGAGAGATGATAGATGAATTGAGGTTAGTGGACTTTACGGGGAACTATTCGGACGACAAAGATCATGTACCAGATACTAACCCAGACAATAGAAGCCCAGAACAGGAGGAGCCGGGAATGGAAGTTTCTAAAGCCTACTTTTTTAGAGGGTTAGTCAGCTATCCTAAGAAACGTTATCAAGGGTTAGAGGAAGATATTTATGTTTCTGAGCGTTACTTTTCGCCATCGCGTTTGGGGGAGAACGATTTGGAGAAACACTTAGACACTTCGTTGCCGCAGCTTTCTGGGGGGAGCGGTGGGGCGCTCATTATGGTAAGTGAAAGCCGAAGCAATGCTTTTTCGGGAGGAGCAGCCATTGTGGGCGGTTCATATTCCGAAGGGGTATCAGAAGTAATGCAAACGATGAGCGACTTTAACGGCGACCGTTTCCCAGACTTTGTGCGTGGAGGACATGTCCAGTTTACCGAGCCGAGAGGAGGCTTAGAAGCCCGAACAATAGGTTTAGGCGGTAGTTTCAGCCGTTCCAAGGTGGAGACCAATGGTGGGTCGTTCAGTGGGTCGTTTCAGCACGGTGAACCTAAATCGTCTATGACCTTTAAAATCACGAGGAACGACCAGCAGAGGCTTACCATTACCCGTTCTACTGACGATGCCGACAAGGCGAAAAACAGCGTTTCGGTAAGTGGGAGCGTAGCTTCATCAAACGATTATTCCGAATATACCTATACCGACCTCAACGGCGACGGCTTGGCGGATAGGGTTACTAAAGACGGCTACATCAGTTATAACACGGGGTACGGCTTTTTACCGCAAGAGCAATGGGTTGGCTTTGGCGGATTGCTCACGGGCGACTCGCAAGATTTCAGTGCAGGCTTGGGCTATTCCGCTTATGGAGGCTCGTTTACGGGCGGGCTTAATTATACCAACTCCGTTACACAGAGCCGCACCCAGTTTTTAGATATGAACGGCGACGGCTTGGCAGACCGTGTGGTGTATGGCGATAATAATACGCTGATGTATCAGAATTTAGGTAACACTTGGGATACGACACCTTTGGTCATTCCTAAGTAG
- a CDS encoding T9SS type A sorting domain-containing protein: protein MKSILLALGLGCFSLSFGQEVYPAGVEQPLLWLKTKTTQDELLLEEVKTGKVWAKQSKHQAENINWNLSSAYSGFVQSGVDLTKEQAEAVSLFIVYHQKSNESEEFLWHLSEKQTPKITATNQRLADLGLKKYRAYPSSQAEAKVKIHYYQHYKPLEEEGQTYHWALGKGVAGLPAGVFSGAIAEVIFYDRVLSLVEMQQVASYLAVKYGVSLNQLEYKNYYNSQGKVIWDYKEHKNFNQNITALGRDDKGNLLQPKSQNSNSEKLVAMALQPLESSEIPNDYFVFWSDNGGGLQFKKQAEGQPDGIGRKWRLDYTATKEAKLHTQFSLQNLEKETQEESKEQSQPKYYWLVVDKEGQGNFNPEHSAYVKLGEVNHSQQQVVFSQWEQYEKPSVVYTIWEAPEMFAHLGLALGKCGQPYSGGVEFNMVGGKAPYRIQLKAKEANAWQEQWTEQDATTRRKLHLSSGTYQYLVTDAQNRQYQQEFYLSDGDMPMPKLNEEYLLGEPLVLSPEKDLPKGDYRYEWYLDGALIATTPSLLVNKAGDYELRLQNVQGCRSASKFRVTSKQGDLETKVVLFPNPSTDGTFKVLASFPKQTSGRLEIYTMAGQLVSTDYFYNLSQYEYRGSILSSGVYLIQVKTSLGQTTHKLIVK from the coding sequence ATGAAATCTATTTTACTGGCTTTGGGGTTAGGTTGCTTTAGTCTAAGTTTTGGACAGGAGGTTTACCCTGCTGGGGTGGAGCAACCTTTATTATGGCTAAAGACTAAAACGACCCAAGACGAACTCTTGTTGGAAGAGGTGAAGACAGGCAAAGTTTGGGCGAAACAATCTAAGCATCAAGCTGAGAACATCAATTGGAACTTGTCGAGTGCCTATTCGGGTTTCGTTCAATCGGGGGTTGATTTAACTAAGGAGCAAGCCGAAGCCGTTTCATTATTCATTGTTTATCATCAGAAAAGCAACGAGTCGGAGGAATTTCTTTGGCACTTGTCAGAAAAACAAACGCCCAAAATTACTGCGACCAATCAACGCTTAGCCGATTTAGGGCTGAAAAAATACAGAGCCTATCCCTCGTCCCAAGCCGAAGCGAAAGTAAAAATTCATTATTATCAGCATTACAAACCTTTGGAAGAAGAGGGGCAAACGTACCATTGGGCTTTGGGCAAGGGGGTAGCAGGGCTTCCAGCGGGAGTATTTTCAGGAGCCATTGCGGAGGTTATTTTTTATGACAGGGTGCTTTCTTTGGTGGAGATGCAACAGGTAGCTTCTTATTTAGCGGTAAAGTACGGCGTTTCATTAAATCAGTTGGAGTATAAGAATTATTATAACAGCCAAGGCAAGGTGATTTGGGATTATAAAGAGCACAAAAACTTTAATCAGAACATCACTGCTTTGGGGCGAGACGATAAGGGCAATTTATTACAGCCGAAAAGTCAAAATTCCAATAGCGAGAAGTTAGTCGCAATGGCATTACAACCGTTAGAATCGTCGGAAATTCCGAACGATTATTTTGTATTTTGGAGTGATAATGGTGGCGGTTTACAATTTAAAAAACAGGCAGAAGGACAACCTGATGGGATAGGTAGAAAATGGCGATTAGATTACACGGCGACCAAAGAAGCTAAGTTGCACACCCAGTTTTCACTGCAAAATTTGGAGAAGGAAACGCAGGAAGAAAGTAAAGAGCAATCCCAACCTAAATACTATTGGTTGGTGGTGGATAAAGAAGGACAAGGAAACTTTAACCCAGAACATTCGGCTTATGTTAAGTTGGGGGAGGTTAATCATTCGCAGCAGCAAGTGGTATTCAGTCAATGGGAGCAATACGAAAAGCCGTCGGTGGTTTACACGATTTGGGAAGCCCCCGAGATGTTTGCTCATTTGGGGTTGGCTTTAGGTAAGTGTGGACAGCCGTATTCAGGTGGAGTGGAATTTAATATGGTGGGCGGTAAAGCACCGTACCGCATTCAGTTGAAAGCTAAAGAGGCTAATGCTTGGCAGGAGCAATGGACGGAACAAGATGCCACTACCCGTAGAAAATTACACTTGTCATCGGGGACTTACCAATATTTAGTAACCGATGCCCAAAACCGACAGTACCAACAAGAATTTTACCTCTCGGACGGGGATATGCCGATGCCTAAACTTAATGAGGAATATCTGTTGGGCGAGCCTTTGGTATTGTCTCCGGAGAAGGATTTGCCTAAAGGAGATTACCGTTACGAATGGTATTTAGATGGAGCTTTAATAGCTACCACCCCGTCGTTATTGGTAAATAAAGCGGGGGATTACGAGTTGAGGTTGCAAAACGTGCAGGGGTGCCGTTCGGCTTCCAAGTTCAGAGTAACCTCTAAACAAGGCGATTTGGAAACCAAGGTGGTGCTATTTCCTAATCCGAGTACCGATGGCACCTTTAAGGTATTGGCTTCATTTCCGAAGCAGACCAGCGGTCGTTTAGAAATTTACACTATGGCGGGGCAGTTGGTAAGCACCGATTATTTTTACAATCTATCCCAGTATGAATACCGTGGTAGTATTCTGTCTTCTGGGGTTTATCTCATACAAGTTAAAACATCGTTAGGGCAAACTACACATAAATTAATTGTTAAGTAA